One window of Nostoc sp. C052 genomic DNA carries:
- the dusB gene encoding tRNA dihydrouridine synthase DusB, whose translation MISLSPILQARLSQPLKIGSFEVKSRVLQSPLSGVTDMVFRRIVRRYAPDSMMYTEMVNATGLHYVKQLPKIMEVDQNERPISVQLFDCRPDFLAEAAIKAVAEGADTVDINMGCPVNKITKNGGGSSLLRQPEVAEAIVREVVKAVDVPVTVKTRIGWNDNEITILDFAKRMEDAGAKMITVHGRTRAQGYNGNARWEWITRVKEVLSIPVIGNGDIFSVEAAVKCLEQTGADGVMCSRGTLGYPFLVGEIDHFLKTGEILPTPTPIQRLECARDHLQALWEYKGDRGVRQARKHMTWYAKGFVGAAELRGQLSLVEKVDQGLAMIDQTIEKLANGYELEEEPQGSLVML comes from the coding sequence ATGATTTCGCTCTCTCCCATTCTCCAAGCTAGACTTTCCCAACCCTTAAAGATTGGCTCCTTTGAGGTCAAAAGTCGGGTTCTCCAGTCGCCTCTATCTGGAGTGACAGATATGGTGTTTCGCCGTATCGTGCGTCGCTATGCCCCAGATTCAATGATGTATACCGAAATGGTGAATGCTACGGGGTTGCATTATGTCAAGCAATTACCCAAAATCATGGAGGTAGACCAAAATGAGCGTCCAATTAGTGTTCAACTATTTGATTGTCGTCCAGATTTCTTAGCAGAAGCAGCAATCAAGGCAGTTGCCGAAGGTGCTGATACTGTTGATATTAATATGGGTTGTCCGGTTAATAAAATCACTAAAAATGGTGGTGGTTCTTCGTTGTTGCGGCAACCAGAAGTAGCAGAAGCAATTGTGCGGGAAGTGGTAAAAGCTGTTGATGTCCCCGTGACAGTAAAAACCCGTATTGGCTGGAATGATAACGAAATTACGATTCTCGACTTTGCCAAGCGGATGGAAGATGCCGGGGCAAAAATGATTACAGTACATGGACGCACTCGCGCCCAAGGGTACAACGGTAATGCCCGTTGGGAATGGATTACCCGTGTCAAAGAAGTGCTTTCTATTCCAGTAATTGGGAACGGAGATATTTTTTCTGTTGAAGCGGCGGTGAAATGTTTAGAACAGACTGGCGCTGATGGTGTTATGTGTTCTCGTGGAACTTTGGGTTATCCATTTTTGGTGGGAGAAATCGATCACTTCCTGAAAACTGGGGAGATATTACCGACACCTACCCCGATTCAGCGTTTGGAATGTGCAAGAGATCATTTACAAGCCTTGTGGGAATATAAAGGCGATCGCGGTGTACGTCAAGCTCGTAAGCACATGACTTGGTATGCTAAGGGTTTCGTTGGTGCTGCCGAACTTCGAGGACAGCTAAGTTTAGTTGAAAAAGTAGATCAGGGTTTGGCAATGATTGACCAAACAATTGAAAAATTGGCCAATGGTTATGAACTTGAAGAAGAACCACAAGGTAGTTTGGTAATGCTTTAA
- a CDS encoding aldehyde dehydrogenase family protein, translated as MTKPIEVRNPRTGKFDYVIIPPPPRLVVQQCKRTRRAQVRWQQLGLEGRIEALQQWKQAILSGRDRLTEALVNDTGRLSTSVLEIDSFLSSIDRWCRLAPDLLQESAKNTAIPFIALQQTSVPYPLVGVISPWNFPLLLSTIDTIPALLAGCAVIVKPSEITPRFVAPLMTALNTVPKLHDVLTFVEGAGATGSTLIENVDLVCFTGSVATGRKVAQAAAKQFIPAFLELGGKDPAIVLESANLELATSAILWGSVVNTGQSCLSIERIYVADSIFEKFYHQLVTKAHRLQLAYPTVESGEIGPIIAEKQAAIISDHLLDAVEKGAVIHCGGVIEDLGGGWWCRPTVLTQVNHSMKVMTEETFGPIMPVMPFSTVEEAVSLANDSIYGLSAAVFASEVEALEIAQQIDAGAISINDAGLTAMMHEGEKNAFKFSGLGGSRMGAAALKRFMRKKAILIKTNATNDPWWFDSEV; from the coding sequence ATGACAAAACCAATAGAAGTCCGCAATCCCCGAACTGGCAAATTTGACTACGTAATTATCCCGCCGCCTCCAAGGCTGGTGGTGCAACAATGTAAGCGGACGCGTCGGGCACAAGTTCGCTGGCAGCAGTTGGGTTTAGAGGGAAGAATTGAAGCTTTACAGCAGTGGAAACAGGCGATATTATCTGGACGCGATCGCCTCACAGAAGCTTTGGTAAATGATACCGGAAGATTATCAACCTCAGTATTAGAAATAGATTCTTTCCTCTCTAGCATCGATCGCTGGTGTCGTTTAGCACCAGATTTGCTGCAAGAATCTGCCAAAAATACCGCCATTCCGTTTATTGCCTTACAACAAACATCCGTGCCTTATCCCCTGGTTGGGGTAATTAGCCCGTGGAATTTTCCGCTGTTACTATCTACCATTGATACCATTCCGGCATTGTTGGCGGGTTGTGCTGTCATTGTCAAACCTAGTGAAATTACTCCCCGCTTTGTAGCACCACTAATGACAGCACTCAACACCGTTCCCAAACTGCACGACGTTTTAACTTTTGTTGAAGGAGCAGGTGCAACCGGATCTACTTTGATTGAAAATGTAGATTTGGTATGCTTTACAGGCAGTGTAGCCACAGGGAGAAAAGTTGCACAGGCGGCTGCAAAACAGTTTATTCCAGCCTTTTTGGAATTAGGAGGAAAAGATCCTGCGATCGTTTTAGAATCAGCCAACTTAGAATTAGCAACCTCAGCTATATTGTGGGGTTCCGTCGTCAACACTGGACAGTCATGCCTCTCAATTGAGCGAATTTATGTTGCAGATTCCATATTTGAAAAGTTTTACCATCAACTAGTAACCAAAGCCCATCGCCTGCAATTAGCCTATCCCACAGTAGAGAGTGGAGAAATTGGCCCCATCATCGCCGAAAAACAAGCAGCCATTATTAGCGATCATCTCCTAGATGCAGTAGAAAAAGGAGCAGTTATTCACTGCGGCGGCGTCATAGAAGACTTAGGTGGTGGTTGGTGGTGTCGTCCCACAGTGCTTACTCAGGTTAATCATTCCATGAAAGTGATGACCGAAGAGACTTTTGGCCCCATTATGCCAGTGATGCCTTTTTCTACAGTAGAGGAAGCAGTATCTTTAGCCAATGACTCAATTTATGGATTAAGTGCTGCTGTATTTGCCTCGGAAGTCGAAGCCTTAGAAATTGCTCAACAGATAGATGCAGGTGCTATCAGCATCAACGATGCTGGACTCACCGCTATGATGCACGAAGGAGAGAAAAACGCCTTCAAATTCTCCGGTTTGGGAGGTTCACGCATGGGTGCGGCGGCACTGAAACGGTTCATGCGAAAAAAAGCTATTTTGATCAAAACCAACGCTACTAATGACCCCTGGTGGTTTGATAGTGAAGTATAA
- the pbpC gene encoding penicillin-binding protein 1C has product MKLVSRSLLKLKHSSKVILAVLLICLIIRLLPYFAPVRAADIAQNQLAMQFSDRNGLPLGTLLTRDQEHTSVVPLNQVSPQFIHAILAAEDGNFYHHGALDMKAIIRAAKEAIHAKRIVSGASTITMQLARMLDPVPRSFSGKIQEIWLSWRLAAGMNKDEILAAYINRLPMGGNIYGVEAAARIYFSIPASELNLAQASLLAAIPNNPTYFNPYEHWERLKQRQKYVLNRMVQEKYISEANAARTHTEKVVFQSRQRGIIAAPHFLFWLANQFDKTQTEQNSPIRTTINRPLQQFVEAQLQQVISSLAANNVHDAAALVIDNHTGEVLAYVGSPDYFNEAKLGRNDGVQALRQPGSTLKPFVYELALEKGLIRPNTILADVPAHYAIPGAKLYSPTDYTEKFLGPVRVRIALANSLNVPAVRVLEKVGVETFLERLHQLGFEHLNQTPEHYGLGLTLGSGEVSLWELAHAYLTIARFGDATPLVSTFSNSAIPRDAMNRVSTRIWQLITNILSDNHARATAFGVNSVLNLPFPSAVKTGTSSNFRDTWTVGFTTDYTVATWVGNFNGEPMRQVSGVTGAAPLWNRIMLHLHEHQEPEGFPPPEGLVQLPVCAVSGLRPTPDCTSVVQEYFYPEDKNNYEGENQFDLPPEYDEWLAKQQQSTFTANNLRILSPHHGDLFLVYPGEEAKQKLEFKLVGNKSAPVEWWLNGEKLDTKSANSLFWYLRPGKWTLEARSGEMSDKVSFQVELASLKPTRRGFSLSNSH; this is encoded by the coding sequence ATGAAACTAGTTTCACGATCGCTACTCAAACTTAAGCACAGTAGCAAAGTTATCCTGGCTGTGCTGCTAATCTGCTTGATTATACGTTTACTGCCCTATTTTGCGCCTGTTCGGGCCGCAGATATTGCCCAAAATCAGTTGGCAATGCAATTTAGCGATCGCAATGGTTTACCATTAGGAACACTACTCACTCGTGACCAAGAGCATACATCAGTAGTACCACTAAATCAAGTTTCGCCCCAGTTTATCCATGCTATTTTAGCCGCCGAAGATGGCAACTTTTACCATCATGGCGCGTTGGATATGAAAGCTATTATCCGTGCTGCTAAAGAAGCCATCCACGCAAAACGAATTGTTTCCGGTGCTTCCACTATTACTATGCAGTTGGCGCGGATGTTAGATCCAGTGCCTCGTAGTTTCTCTGGTAAAATACAAGAAATTTGGCTGTCTTGGCGATTAGCAGCAGGGATGAATAAGGATGAAATTCTGGCTGCATATATCAATCGGTTGCCAATGGGAGGGAATATATATGGTGTGGAAGCAGCCGCACGGATTTATTTTTCTATCCCAGCGAGTGAATTGAATCTTGCTCAAGCTAGTTTGTTAGCTGCTATTCCCAATAATCCCACATACTTTAATCCTTATGAACATTGGGAACGGTTGAAGCAGCGACAAAAATATGTCCTTAATCGGATGGTACAGGAAAAGTATATTAGTGAGGCTAACGCAGCCCGAACACACACCGAAAAGGTTGTGTTTCAATCTCGCCAGCGGGGAATTATCGCCGCACCACACTTTTTATTTTGGTTAGCCAATCAGTTTGATAAAACGCAAACAGAACAAAATTCCCCCATTCGCACAACTATAAATCGCCCTTTGCAACAGTTTGTCGAAGCGCAGTTACAACAGGTAATTTCTTCTCTTGCCGCTAACAATGTCCATGATGCAGCGGCGTTGGTGATTGATAATCACACTGGGGAAGTTTTGGCTTATGTCGGTTCACCTGATTACTTTAATGAAGCCAAACTGGGACGCAATGATGGAGTGCAAGCGTTACGTCAACCAGGTTCTACCCTCAAGCCTTTTGTCTATGAATTAGCTTTAGAAAAAGGTTTAATTCGTCCAAATACCATTCTGGCAGATGTACCTGCCCATTACGCTATTCCCGGTGCGAAACTTTATAGCCCAACCGATTACACCGAAAAGTTTCTTGGCCCTGTGCGGGTACGAATCGCTTTAGCAAATTCTTTAAATGTCCCGGCAGTGAGGGTGTTAGAGAAAGTAGGTGTGGAAACTTTCTTAGAACGGCTGCATCAACTGGGATTTGAACACCTCAATCAAACTCCAGAACATTATGGTTTGGGTTTGACTCTTGGTAGTGGTGAAGTCAGTCTCTGGGAGTTAGCCCACGCCTACCTGACCATAGCACGATTTGGAGATGCGACTCCTTTAGTAAGCACATTTTCTAATTCCGCAATCCCTAGAGACGCGATGAATCGCGTCTCTACAAGAATTTGGCAATTGATTACCAACATACTTAGTGACAACCATGCTCGTGCAACGGCTTTTGGTGTAAACTCGGTATTAAATTTACCCTTTCCTTCGGCTGTTAAAACTGGCACTTCTTCCAATTTTCGCGATACTTGGACGGTTGGCTTCACTACAGATTACACCGTCGCTACATGGGTAGGAAATTTCAACGGTGAACCGATGCGTCAGGTTTCAGGTGTGACAGGCGCAGCACCCTTGTGGAATCGGATTATGTTACATCTGCACGAACATCAAGAACCAGAAGGTTTTCCGCCTCCAGAAGGTTTAGTGCAATTACCTGTTTGTGCAGTTTCAGGGTTACGACCAACACCAGATTGTACCTCAGTGGTGCAGGAATATTTCTATCCAGAAGATAAAAATAATTACGAAGGTGAAAATCAGTTCGATTTGCCGCCGGAGTATGATGAATGGTTGGCGAAACAACAGCAATCAACTTTTACTGCTAATAATTTGAGAATTTTATCTCCCCATCATGGGGATTTATTCTTAGTGTATCCAGGTGAAGAAGCGAAGCAGAAACTTGAATTTAAGTTAGTAGGAAATAAATCTGCGCCTGTGGAGTGGTGGCTGAATGGTGAAAAGTTAGATACCAAATCAGCTAATTCTTTATTTTGGTATTTGCGTCCTGGAAAATGGACTTTAGAGGCGAGAAGTGGTGAAATGAGTGACAAGGTGAGTTTTCAGGTGGAGTTAGCTAGTCTTAAACCTACGCGTCGAGGATTTTCTCTTAGTAATTCCCATTAA
- a CDS encoding nitrilase-related carbon-nitrogen hydrolase, whose product MSTNLESFRALALQVTCHAVNQTSDRHEARSLMQNSINRLAQQIAASIAFIGFDCRLIVLPEYFLTGFPMGDTLAGWAEKACIEMAGAEYEALGKIAQKHKIFLAGNAYEVDPNFPGLYFQTCFILDPSGSIVLRYRRLNSLFAPTPHDVWDKYLDCYGLEGVFPVAKTEIGNLAALASEEILYPEVARCLAMRGAEIFVHSTSEVYNKNLTPKDAAKITRAVENLAYVVSANTAGIANIAIPIASADGGSKIIDHRGIVVAETGTGESMAAFAEIDLAALRRDRRRPGLNNLLSRQRFELYAESYHQSHFYPANTMLETEVDRKHFLQTQQATIERLSQLGII is encoded by the coding sequence ATGTCCACTAATCTAGAATCATTCCGCGCTTTAGCACTGCAAGTTACCTGTCATGCAGTCAACCAAACCAGCGATCGCCACGAAGCGCGATCGCTCATGCAAAACTCCATCAACCGTCTAGCTCAACAAATTGCTGCTAGTATCGCTTTCATTGGCTTTGATTGTCGTTTAATTGTACTGCCAGAATATTTCCTGACCGGTTTCCCGATGGGAGATACTCTTGCAGGGTGGGCAGAAAAAGCCTGTATAGAAATGGCTGGTGCTGAATATGAAGCCTTGGGTAAAATTGCCCAAAAACATAAAATCTTTTTAGCTGGTAACGCCTACGAAGTTGACCCCAATTTTCCCGGATTGTACTTTCAAACCTGCTTTATTCTTGACCCTTCTGGCTCAATCGTCTTGCGGTATCGGCGGCTAAATTCCTTATTTGCTCCCACACCCCATGATGTTTGGGATAAATATCTTGACTGCTATGGTTTGGAAGGAGTTTTCCCCGTTGCTAAAACGGAGATCGGTAATTTGGCAGCTTTAGCATCAGAAGAAATTTTGTATCCAGAAGTAGCGCGGTGTCTGGCGATGCGAGGAGCAGAGATTTTTGTCCATTCCACCTCGGAAGTATACAACAAAAACCTCACCCCTAAAGACGCAGCAAAAATCACTCGTGCCGTCGAAAATCTGGCTTATGTAGTTTCAGCTAATACCGCAGGCATCGCTAATATTGCCATCCCCATTGCTTCTGCTGATGGTGGCTCTAAAATTATTGATCATCGCGGCATCGTAGTAGCAGAGACAGGTACAGGCGAGAGCATGGCAGCATTTGCAGAGATTGATTTAGCAGCATTACGCCGCGATCGCCGCCGACCAGGGTTAAATAATTTACTTTCCCGCCAACGCTTTGAACTATACGCCGAAAGTTATCACCAATCACACTTTTACCCAGCTAATACTATGCTGGAAACAGAAGTAGACCGCAAACACTTCCTGCAAACACAGCAAGCTACCATTGAGCGCTTAAGCCAATTAGGCATAATTTAG
- a CDS encoding carbon-nitrogen hydrolase family protein: protein MKSYLAAAIQLTSVPDLQKNLAQAEELIELAVRQGAELVGLPENFSYMGEEKDKLAQGDAIALESEKFLKKMAQRFQITILGGSFPLPVDNTGKVYNTTLLIDPSGEELARYYKVHLFDVDVPDGNTYRESSTVVAGTQLPPVYFSEKLGNLGLSICYDVRFPELYRHLADKGADVIFIPAAFTAFTGKDHWQVLLQARAIENTAYVIAPAQTGNNYGRRLTHGHAVIIDPWGVILADAGEKPGIAIAEIKPTRLEQVRRQMPSLQHRVF, encoded by the coding sequence ATGAAGTCTTATTTAGCCGCCGCTATTCAATTGACCAGTGTGCCCGATTTACAGAAAAATTTGGCACAGGCAGAAGAATTAATAGAGCTTGCCGTGCGTCAAGGTGCTGAATTGGTGGGTTTGCCAGAAAACTTTTCCTATATGGGAGAAGAAAAAGATAAACTCGCACAAGGGGATGCGATCGCTCTTGAAAGTGAAAAATTTCTCAAAAAAATGGCCCAACGCTTTCAAATTACGATCTTGGGCGGCAGCTTTCCACTTCCGGTAGATAATACAGGCAAAGTTTATAACACTACTCTACTCATCGATCCCAGCGGTGAAGAACTTGCCCGCTACTACAAGGTACACCTATTTGATGTTGATGTCCCCGACGGCAACACCTATCGCGAATCCAGCACAGTTGTGGCTGGTACGCAACTACCCCCCGTGTATTTCTCAGAAAAACTCGGTAATCTAGGGCTTTCTATTTGTTATGATGTCCGCTTCCCGGAACTGTATCGTCATCTGGCAGATAAGGGAGCCGATGTTATCTTTATTCCCGCCGCCTTTACCGCCTTTACAGGCAAAGACCACTGGCAAGTACTACTACAAGCCAGAGCCATCGAAAATACCGCTTACGTCATTGCTCCTGCCCAAACGGGGAATAACTACGGTCGCCGCCTAACCCACGGCCACGCCGTCATTATTGACCCTTGGGGTGTAATTTTAGCCGATGCTGGAGAAAAACCGGGAATTGCGATCGCAGAAATCAAGCCTACTAGGCTAGAACAAGTCCGCCGTCAAATGCCCTCTTTACAGCATCGGGTGTTCTAG
- a CDS encoding DUF3598 family protein produces MSNIREGMPVLARHEGDWVGTYTVVDTAGKILDKYESHLSCQFPENGPHPYYQINRYKWSDGKQEEHEFPGIYKDNKLWFDTDRIDGKAWEADDSIVILRFSYKTNAEISLYEMIHISPDNNNRARTWHWFKNNQIFQRTLIQEERVR; encoded by the coding sequence ATGTCTAATATTCGAGAAGGAATGCCCGTCCTTGCCCGTCATGAAGGAGATTGGGTAGGAACTTATACAGTAGTTGATACCGCAGGAAAAATCCTTGATAAGTATGAGTCTCACTTAAGTTGTCAATTTCCAGAAAATGGCCCTCATCCCTACTACCAGATTAATCGCTACAAATGGTCTGATGGTAAACAAGAAGAGCATGAATTTCCAGGAATCTATAAAGATAATAAACTTTGGTTTGACACCGATCGCATTGACGGAAAAGCCTGGGAAGCCGATGATTCGATTGTTATTTTGCGGTTTAGTTATAAAACAAACGCAGAAATAAGCTTGTATGAAATGATTCACATTAGTCCTGACAATAACAATCGTGCCCGTACTTGGCATTGGTTTAAGAACAATCAAATCTTTCAACGCACCCTAATTCAAGAAGAACGGGTAAGATAG
- the hisS gene encoding histidine--tRNA ligase: MARGDKINFSTPSGFPEFLPSEKRLELHLLDIIRRVFESYGFTPIETPAVERLEVLQAKGNQGDNIIYGIDPILPPNRQAERDKSGETGRDKSSETGSESRALKFDQTVPLAAYIARHLNELIFPFARYQTDVVFRGERAKDGRFRQFRQCDIDVVARRELSLLYDAQMPAIITEIFETINIGDFLIRINNRKVLTGFFKSVGIAENQIKSCIAIVDTLEKIGENKVKQDLEKEGILEEQAQKIIEFIKIDGSVDEVLDKLKHLAQNLPETEQLSLGITELETVIAGVRNLGVAENRFCIDLSIARGLDYYTGTVYETTLLGHEALGSICSGGRYEELVGVFLGEKMPGVGISIGLTRLISRLLKAGILNTLAATPAQVMVVNMQEDLMPTYLKVSQHLRQAGINVITNFDKRPLGKQFQLADKQGIQFCVIIGSEEAAAQKSSLKDLKTGEQVEVLLENLAEEIKRRLT, encoded by the coding sequence ATGGCCAGAGGTGACAAAATAAACTTTTCTACTCCTAGTGGATTTCCAGAGTTTCTTCCTAGCGAAAAGCGTCTAGAATTACATTTGCTAGATATCATCCGCAGAGTTTTTGAAAGTTATGGATTTACACCCATTGAAACACCTGCTGTAGAACGTTTAGAAGTTCTGCAAGCTAAAGGTAATCAAGGTGACAATATCATTTATGGAATTGATCCTATCCTGCCACCAAATCGACAAGCTGAGAGAGATAAATCTGGCGAGACTGGGAGAGATAAATCTAGCGAAACTGGTTCAGAATCCAGAGCTTTAAAGTTTGACCAAACAGTTCCTTTAGCAGCATACATTGCCCGTCACCTGAATGAGCTAATTTTCCCATTTGCTCGTTATCAAACAGATGTAGTTTTTCGCGGAGAACGGGCGAAAGATGGGCGTTTTCGTCAGTTTCGCCAATGCGATATTGATGTAGTAGCGCGTCGTGAACTCAGCTTGCTTTATGATGCTCAGATGCCTGCAATTATCACCGAGATATTTGAAACAATTAATATTGGTGATTTTCTAATTCGCATCAATAACCGCAAAGTTCTTACTGGTTTCTTTAAATCAGTAGGAATTGCCGAAAATCAAATTAAATCGTGTATTGCTATTGTTGATACTCTAGAAAAAATTGGTGAAAATAAAGTAAAGCAAGATTTAGAGAAAGAAGGAATTTTAGAAGAACAGGCGCAAAAAATAATTGAATTTATTAAAATTGACGGTTCTGTTGATGAAGTATTAGATAAGCTTAAACATCTTGCCCAAAATCTGCCAGAAACAGAGCAATTGAGCTTAGGAATCACCGAATTAGAAACGGTAATTGCAGGAGTGCGTAATCTCGGAGTTGCCGAAAACCGTTTCTGTATTGATTTATCCATTGCCCGTGGTCTTGATTACTATACCGGCACAGTTTACGAAACAACCTTATTAGGACATGAAGCTTTAGGCAGTATTTGTTCTGGTGGTAGATATGAAGAATTAGTTGGGGTATTTTTGGGCGAAAAAATGCCTGGTGTAGGTATTTCTATTGGCTTAACTCGCTTAATTAGTCGTTTGTTAAAAGCTGGTATTCTAAATACCTTAGCTGCGACACCAGCCCAAGTGATGGTAGTGAATATGCAGGAAGATTTAATGCCTACTTATTTAAAAGTTTCTCAACATCTGCGTCAGGCGGGAATTAATGTAATCACTAACTTTGATAAGCGTCCCTTGGGTAAACAATTTCAATTAGCAGACAAGCAAGGAATTCAATTTTGCGTAATTATTGGTTCTGAAGAAGCAGCAGCACAAAAGTCATCACTCAAAGATTTGAAAACAGGGGAGCAAGTAGAAGTGTTATTAGAAAACTTGGCTGAGGAAATTAAAAGAAGGCTTACCTAA
- the trxA gene encoding thioredoxin has product MSAAAQVTDSSFKQEVLESDVPVLVDFWAPWCGPCRMVAPVVDEISEQYKGQIKVVKVNTDENPQVASQYGIRSIPTLMIFKGGHKVDMVVGAVPKTTLASTLEKHL; this is encoded by the coding sequence ATGTCAGCAGCCGCACAAGTTACCGATTCTAGTTTTAAGCAAGAAGTACTCGAAAGCGATGTACCTGTTTTAGTGGACTTTTGGGCACCCTGGTGCGGACCATGCCGTATGGTAGCTCCTGTTGTCGATGAAATTTCCGAACAGTACAAAGGTCAAATAAAGGTCGTAAAAGTCAACACAGATGAAAATCCTCAAGTTGCTAGTCAGTACGGCATCCGCAGCATTCCCACGTTAATGATTTTTAAGGGTGGACACAAAGTCGATATGGTGGTCGGCGCCGTGCCTAAAACTACATTGGCTTCCACTCTCGAAAAGCATCTTTGA
- a CDS encoding red chlorophyll catabolite reductase translates to MTQQPTDLDNKAVFEQLWEITKELRQKLQARFQLHPDPSVENLQQYSSLDGNMKGSLTAFSGEEIDWLVHSWLGNPENSNFSTMRLTTWLKSHIQVPHLAFEFGTLPNIFFYIDYIPRTELLTDLAYLDRYYEPVNPTFLKLQEDSRLKVFTSKSAYIRLFQSPVSLCYTGAPTFETLELTRTLAHETLDRWLTWVDAAEPVPKDAREALATRDLALRRISAERDPGNKFAAQIFGSELTDRLVRSLWGGDRINH, encoded by the coding sequence ATGACTCAGCAACCAACTGATCTAGACAATAAAGCTGTATTTGAGCAGTTGTGGGAGATTACAAAAGAACTCCGTCAAAAACTACAGGCTCGTTTTCAGTTACATCCAGACCCTTCTGTAGAAAATTTACAGCAATACAGCAGTCTTGATGGCAATATGAAGGGTTCACTGACTGCTTTTTCCGGCGAAGAAATTGACTGGCTAGTGCATTCGTGGCTAGGAAACCCTGAGAATTCCAACTTTAGCACTATGCGGCTCACCACTTGGTTAAAGTCGCATATTCAGGTTCCTCATTTGGCCTTTGAGTTTGGCACACTTCCAAATATTTTCTTTTATATAGATTACATCCCCCGAACTGAGCTTTTAACCGATTTGGCATATCTCGATCGCTATTATGAGCCAGTTAACCCAACATTCTTAAAGTTACAGGAAGATTCACGCCTCAAGGTATTTACCAGCAAAAGTGCCTATATTCGTCTATTTCAATCGCCTGTTAGCTTGTGCTACACAGGTGCGCCTACTTTTGAAACCCTCGAACTAACTCGCACACTTGCACACGAAACACTTGATCGCTGGCTTACTTGGGTAGATGCAGCTGAACCAGTGCCAAAAGATGCAAGGGAGGCTCTAGCCACTCGTGATTTAGCCCTCCGCCGAATCAGTGCAGAACGCGATCCAGGTAATAAATTTGCCGCGCAGATATTTGGTTCGGAATTAACAGATAGACTTGTGCGATCGCTCTGGGGTGGCGATCGAATTAATCATTAG
- a CDS encoding TMEM175 family protein — protein sequence MGKGRLEAFSDGVIAIIITIMVLEIKVPHGFDLAALRPLIPVFLSYVLSFIYIGIYWNNHHHLLQAVRQVNGRILWANLHLLFWLSLVPFVTGWMGENHFAAVPVALYGTVLLLAAIAYYILSRALVSHHGRDSTLAIAIGEDFKGKVSVVFYAVAIPLAFVNSWLACAFYVLVAIIWLIPDRRIEKTLTS from the coding sequence ATGGGAAAAGGGAGATTAGAAGCATTCAGCGATGGGGTGATTGCTATCATCATCACTATCATGGTGCTGGAAATCAAAGTGCCGCATGGGTTCGATTTAGCTGCGCTGCGTCCGCTAATCCCGGTATTTCTCAGCTATGTGCTGAGTTTTATTTATATTGGCATCTACTGGAACAATCACCATCACCTATTACAAGCAGTCCGACAGGTTAATGGGCGTATACTTTGGGCTAATCTGCATTTGCTGTTTTGGTTGTCCTTAGTCCCCTTCGTCACTGGCTGGATGGGCGAGAATCACTTTGCCGCCGTGCCAGTTGCCCTTTATGGTACGGTATTGTTGTTGGCTGCGATCGCCTACTACATTCTTAGCCGTGCCCTCGTTTCTCACCACGGTAGGGATTCAACTCTAGCGATCGCAATCGGTGAAGACTTCAAAGGGAAAGTATCAGTAGTTTTCTATGCTGTGGCAATTCCACTTGCCTTTGTGAACTCATGGTTGGCTTGTGCATTTTACGTTTTAGTTGCAATCATCTGGCTTATCCCAGATCGTCGCATTGAGAAGACTCTCACTTCCTAA